A genomic region of uncultured Paludibaculum sp. contains the following coding sequences:
- a CDS encoding iron-sulfur cluster assembly accessory protein produces MAAIQVTPKAVQKIRDAFAKQNVNGGLRLGVLGGGCSGLSYQFKFETKARPTDQVFDFDGVQVFVDPKSMVFLDGMTLDYKESLMQSGFAFDNPHATKSCGCGSSFSA; encoded by the coding sequence ATGGCCGCGATTCAAGTTACTCCGAAAGCCGTTCAGAAGATTCGTGATGCGTTCGCCAAGCAGAACGTGAACGGCGGTCTGCGTCTTGGCGTATTGGGCGGAGGATGCTCCGGCTTGAGCTATCAGTTCAAGTTCGAGACCAAGGCCAGACCCACCGATCAGGTCTTCGATTTCGACGGCGTGCAGGTCTTCGTCGACCCGAAAAGCATGGTGTTCCTCGACGGCATGACGCTCGACTACAAAGAGTCGCTCATGCAGTCCGGTTTCGCCTTCGACAATCCTCACGCGACCAAGAGCTGCGGCTGCGGATCGTCGTTCTCGGCGTAA
- a CDS encoding Rrf2 family transcriptional regulator, translated as MLKLTKKADYGLISLKHLAVHGRERAASAKELAEAFRIPVPVLSKVLQKLVREGFLISEQGTNGGYRLSRDPSTITALEVIRAIDGPIILTTCFTEHGECDLSDQCTVREPLRRVHEGILRLLDSITITDLSADEEPPPSASAVKAGGLSLPVLAS; from the coding sequence ATGCTGAAGCTCACCAAGAAAGCCGACTACGGCCTCATCAGCCTGAAGCACCTCGCGGTGCACGGGCGCGAGCGGGCCGCCAGCGCCAAGGAATTGGCTGAGGCCTTCCGCATTCCGGTGCCAGTCCTGTCCAAGGTTCTGCAGAAGCTGGTCAGGGAAGGCTTCCTCATCTCGGAACAAGGAACCAATGGCGGCTATCGGCTGTCTCGGGATCCGTCCACCATCACAGCGTTGGAGGTAATCCGCGCCATCGATGGACCTATCATTTTGACCACGTGCTTCACCGAGCACGGGGAGTGCGATCTTTCAGATCAGTGTACGGTTCGGGAACCGCTGCGCCGGGTGCACGAAGGAATCCTTCGGCTGCTCGACAGCATCACGATTACAGACCTGTCGGCCGACGAAGAACCGCCGCCATCAGCAAGCGCCGTGAAGGCCGGGGGTCTCTCCCTACCCGTACTCGCGAGTTAG
- a CDS encoding capsid cement protein, with the protein MRNFIQPGETLTVVAPADVTSGALVVVGSIIGVAAFDAASGADLEIATEGVFALPKATTDVVTQGVKLYWDSVASKLTVTPGTNSKPLVGLAASGAGNGATTVNCRLMLTGQTGPSA; encoded by the coding sequence ATGCGAAACTTCATTCAACCGGGCGAGACATTGACAGTTGTGGCGCCCGCGGACGTTACCAGCGGCGCGCTGGTTGTTGTCGGCTCAATCATCGGCGTGGCTGCTTTCGACGCGGCTTCCGGAGCAGATCTGGAGATCGCGACCGAGGGTGTGTTCGCGCTGCCCAAGGCCACCACCGACGTTGTGACGCAGGGCGTCAAGTTGTATTGGGACAGCGTGGCCTCCAAACTCACCGTGACGCCCGGCACGAACAGCAAACCCCTTGTTGGATTAGCTGCGTCGGGTGCCGGCAACGGCGCCACCACAGTCAATTGTCGGCTGATGCTGACCGGGCAGACCGGGCCGTCGGCCTAA
- a CDS encoding IscS subfamily cysteine desulfurase produces MLKFPIYLDNHATTPMDPRVLEAMMPYFLESFGNAASRNHSFGWVAEEAVEKARKQLADVIGANSKEIVFTSGATESNNLAIKGVAEMYAQKGNHIITAATEHKAVLDTCKRLEKHGARVTYLPVQTNGLIDLDQLREAITDKTILVSIMYGNNEIGTVQDIATIGKLCKEKGVLFHTDATQAVGKIPVNVLSDNIDLLSFTAHKMYGPKGVGALYVRRKSPRVQLTAQMDGGGHERGMRSGTLNVPGIVGFGAAATLCKDLMVEESARHSFLRDKLKDVLMADLDETYINGTMEHRLPHNLNISFAYVEGESLLMGINDIAVSSGSACTSATLEPSYVLKALGAGDDLAHSSIRFGIGRFTTEEEVDYTAAKVIDVVRKLRELSPLYDMVKEGIDLSKVEWSAH; encoded by the coding sequence ATGCTCAAATTCCCGATCTACCTGGACAATCACGCGACGACCCCCATGGACCCCCGGGTCCTGGAGGCCATGATGCCGTACTTTCTTGAAAGCTTTGGCAACGCCGCCAGCCGCAACCACTCCTTCGGCTGGGTGGCGGAGGAAGCCGTCGAGAAAGCGCGCAAACAACTCGCGGACGTGATTGGCGCCAACTCGAAAGAAATTGTCTTCACCAGCGGCGCCACCGAGTCGAACAATCTGGCCATCAAAGGCGTGGCCGAGATGTATGCCCAGAAGGGTAACCACATCATCACGGCCGCGACTGAGCACAAAGCGGTTCTCGACACCTGCAAACGGCTGGAAAAGCACGGAGCCCGAGTCACCTACCTACCTGTGCAGACCAACGGTCTCATCGATCTCGACCAACTGCGCGAAGCCATCACGGACAAAACCATCCTGGTGAGCATCATGTACGGCAATAACGAGATCGGCACCGTGCAGGACATCGCTACCATTGGCAAGCTGTGCAAGGAAAAGGGCGTCCTCTTCCATACCGACGCCACCCAGGCCGTCGGTAAGATTCCGGTGAACGTCCTCTCCGACAATATCGACCTCCTCTCGTTCACCGCTCACAAGATGTACGGACCGAAGGGGGTTGGCGCTCTCTACGTCCGCCGCAAGAGCCCGCGCGTCCAACTCACGGCTCAAATGGACGGCGGCGGCCACGAGCGTGGTATGCGCTCCGGCACGCTCAACGTCCCGGGCATCGTCGGCTTCGGCGCCGCAGCCACCCTCTGCAAAGACCTGATGGTCGAGGAGTCCGCCCGCCACTCGTTCCTACGCGACAAGCTTAAGGATGTCCTGATGGCCGATCTGGACGAGACCTACATCAACGGCACGATGGAACATCGCCTGCCGCACAACCTGAACATCAGTTTTGCGTATGTCGAGGGTGAAAGCCTGCTGATGGGCATCAACGATATCGCGGTTTCCAGCGGCTCGGCCTGCACTTCGGCCACTCTCGAGCCCAGTTACGTGCTGAAGGCTCTGGGCGCTGGCGACGACTTGGCCCACTCCTCCATCCGCTTCGGTATCGGCCGGTTCACGACGGAAGAGGAAGTGGACTACACGGCCGCCAAGGTCATCGATGTGGTTCGCAAGCTGCGCGAACTGTCGCCGCTCTACGACATGGTCAAGGAAGGCATCGATCTCAGCAAAGTCGAATGGAGCGCTCATTAA
- the iscU gene encoding Fe-S cluster assembly scaffold IscU has product MAYSDKVLDHYNNPRNVGNLDKKDPNVGTGLVGAPECGDVMKLQIKVNPETGVIEDAKFKTFGCGSAIASSSLATEMLKGKTVDEALQIKNTLIVNELSLPPVKIHCSVLAEDAIKAAITDYKAKSSTPATVQTA; this is encoded by the coding sequence ATGGCTTACAGCGACAAAGTTCTCGATCACTACAACAATCCGCGCAATGTGGGCAACCTCGATAAGAAGGACCCCAATGTCGGAACCGGGCTTGTGGGCGCGCCGGAGTGCGGCGACGTCATGAAGCTCCAGATCAAGGTGAACCCGGAGACGGGCGTCATCGAAGATGCCAAGTTCAAGACCTTCGGCTGCGGCTCGGCCATCGCCAGTTCCTCGTTGGCCACCGAGATGCTGAAAGGCAAGACGGTCGACGAGGCCCTCCAGATCAAGAACACCTTGATCGTCAACGAGTTGAGCCTGCCACCGGTCAAAATTCACTGCTCCGTCCTGGCCGAGGACGCCATCAAGGCGGCGATCACCGACTACAAGGCGAAGTCGAGCACCCCGGCTACGGTGCAAACAGCGTAA
- a CDS encoding tyrosine-type recombinase/integrase, with the protein MRKQRTRRYQGGSLVKANGNWVGKWYYAPGKSTSKVLGRVSEMTVSDARRALAEIVRPLNQSAVYSRQYVNFQRFVEDVYLPTKQESGDWRRQTAKTAEYEIRNYILPDLGTIPMGELEPAHLRRLLKTRAEAGLTQHPLKHIKGQLAEICRMAVAEGYLRGNVAEGLKVPKGLVQQAPPPAVISLEQYFQAWQLLTERERLPFDLVLFAGMRESEVFGLWCGDVGERGILVQRSWYKGNYGPPKNNKPRLVGPPPELLARLKTWIAQLPAQEPEAPVFPSLSLVTPLAGENFMKYYVRPKLKKAGLVVNFAMLRRAHSSEHQRIGSDHKVIADQQGHGMKVHLDAYVQTDVGAKSVEAEKLYAEFREVQRKQG; encoded by the coding sequence ATGAGGAAGCAACGAACAAGGAGGTACCAGGGTGGATCTCTGGTCAAAGCCAATGGCAATTGGGTGGGGAAGTGGTATTACGCCCCAGGAAAGTCGACGTCAAAGGTGCTGGGGCGAGTGTCGGAAATGACGGTCTCCGATGCGCGCCGGGCACTGGCGGAGATCGTCCGACCGCTCAACCAGAGCGCGGTCTACTCGCGCCAGTACGTCAACTTTCAGCGGTTTGTGGAAGACGTCTATCTGCCCACAAAACAGGAAAGTGGAGACTGGCGGCGTCAGACGGCAAAGACTGCGGAGTACGAGATCCGCAACTACATCCTGCCCGATCTGGGCACGATCCCCATGGGCGAGCTTGAACCCGCCCACTTGCGCCGGCTCCTGAAGACCAGGGCCGAGGCAGGGCTCACACAGCACCCTTTGAAACACATCAAAGGTCAACTGGCCGAAATCTGCCGCATGGCCGTGGCCGAGGGCTACCTTCGAGGCAATGTCGCCGAAGGGCTCAAGGTACCCAAAGGGCTGGTGCAACAGGCGCCTCCGCCGGCAGTGATCTCGCTGGAGCAATATTTCCAGGCGTGGCAACTCCTGACCGAGCGGGAGCGCCTGCCCTTCGATCTGGTTCTTTTCGCCGGCATGAGGGAGTCTGAAGTGTTCGGCCTCTGGTGCGGCGATGTCGGAGAACGCGGCATCCTGGTCCAGCGCTCCTGGTACAAAGGGAACTACGGGCCGCCGAAGAACAACAAGCCGCGCCTCGTCGGGCCACCGCCCGAATTACTGGCCAGGCTGAAGACGTGGATCGCCCAGCTACCCGCACAGGAGCCTGAGGCCCCTGTCTTCCCTTCCCTCTCGCTGGTGACGCCACTGGCCGGCGAGAACTTCATGAAATACTACGTCCGCCCGAAGCTGAAGAAGGCGGGCCTGGTGGTGAACTTCGCCATGCTGCGGAGGGCCCACTCATCGGAGCATCAAAGGATCGGCTCTGACCACAAGGTGATAGCCGATCAGCAGGGCCACGGCATGAAGGTCCATCTGGACGCATACGTTCAGACGGACGTGGGCGCCAAGTCCGTTGAGGCCGAAAAGTTGTATGCTGAATTCCGAGAGGTACAGCGGAAACAAGGTTAA
- a CDS encoding phage portal protein, producing the protein MSISNFINRLLGRAPEVRSAALWDAAGGGNRLANWRAFPKAPNAWLDNPITVRARSEGEFRNNPWARRVVDSTLAAVVGSTGLNPQFKDRNAAALWTDWADHCDAAARLDWVQTQSLILQTVMVSGECFVQFVINPDAAVPLSLQVLGPEFLDTSRVDGNTFAGIRYDGTERVGYWLFERHPALAPATIQSVFVPATECVHVFRPIASGAERGIPWLAPVLLALRELQEYSEAALVRAKVASLYSGFVQTADGSNPLNGTNSVPTLEPGSMVRLQPGEIVEFSEPPDVGPTFDPFIRAQLRKIAAGSNVPYEILSGDLSAVTFASGRHGLLEWRRHIEAVQYALLVPQLCAPVLSRWMRMAVSLGALPTRAKARWIGPQIALLDEKAETAATIMKIRAGLTSRAESVSANGWSIDEIDAEIAADNARADRLGLVLDSDPRKTTTQGQEQASANEPQTTN; encoded by the coding sequence ATGAGCATTTCTAACTTCATCAACCGCCTGCTTGGGCGGGCGCCCGAGGTGCGTTCAGCCGCACTCTGGGACGCTGCCGGCGGCGGAAATCGTCTCGCAAACTGGCGGGCGTTCCCAAAGGCGCCGAACGCCTGGCTGGACAACCCGATCACCGTTCGGGCGCGATCGGAGGGTGAGTTCCGAAACAACCCCTGGGCGCGTCGTGTCGTGGATTCTACGCTGGCTGCCGTCGTTGGATCGACCGGCCTGAACCCTCAATTCAAAGACCGCAACGCCGCGGCACTCTGGACGGATTGGGCCGATCACTGCGACGCAGCCGCCCGCCTGGATTGGGTTCAGACGCAGAGCCTCATCCTTCAGACGGTGATGGTCTCCGGTGAGTGCTTCGTCCAATTCGTCATCAACCCAGACGCGGCGGTCCCGCTCTCTTTGCAGGTGCTGGGGCCGGAGTTCCTGGACACCTCCCGCGTCGACGGGAACACCTTCGCAGGCATCCGCTACGATGGGACGGAGCGCGTGGGCTACTGGCTGTTCGAGCGTCATCCCGCACTGGCTCCCGCAACAATTCAGAGTGTTTTTGTTCCGGCAACCGAATGCGTCCACGTCTTCCGGCCCATCGCATCGGGAGCAGAACGGGGCATCCCCTGGCTTGCGCCCGTCCTGCTCGCCCTTCGTGAACTCCAGGAGTACAGTGAGGCCGCGCTGGTCCGTGCGAAGGTGGCATCGCTCTACTCGGGCTTCGTCCAGACGGCGGACGGGTCCAATCCATTGAACGGAACGAACAGCGTACCGACGCTGGAGCCCGGCTCAATGGTGCGCCTCCAGCCTGGAGAAATCGTGGAATTCAGCGAACCGCCCGACGTTGGACCGACTTTCGACCCGTTCATCCGCGCGCAACTCCGCAAGATCGCGGCGGGTTCAAACGTACCCTATGAGATCCTCTCCGGCGACCTGAGCGCCGTCACCTTTGCAAGCGGGCGCCACGGGCTTCTGGAATGGCGCCGTCATATCGAGGCGGTTCAGTATGCGCTTTTGGTTCCGCAGCTCTGCGCGCCCGTGCTCTCGCGGTGGATGCGCATGGCTGTTTCGCTGGGGGCACTGCCCACACGTGCGAAGGCCCGTTGGATCGGTCCCCAGATCGCCCTCCTGGATGAGAAGGCGGAGACGGCCGCAACGATCATGAAGATCCGCGCCGGCCTTACCAGCCGGGCGGAATCTGTTTCGGCGAACGGTTGGAGCATCGACGAAATTGACGCGGAAATCGCGGCCGACAACGCCCGCGCGGATCGTCTCGGACTGGTGCTCGACAGCGACCCGAGGAAGACCACGACGCAGGGGCAGGAGCAAGCCTCCGCCAATGAACCTCAAACAACAAATTGA
- the iscX gene encoding Fe-S cluster assembly protein IscX, protein MTWNDFEDIAIALFEQNPELDPLTVRFTDLHKMVTSLDGFEDDPEKSNEAKLEAIQMAWHEEFTESQ, encoded by the coding sequence ATGACCTGGAACGACTTTGAAGACATCGCCATCGCCCTCTTTGAACAGAACCCGGAACTCGACCCGCTCACCGTTCGGTTTACAGACCTGCATAAAATGGTGACGAGCCTTGACGGTTTCGAAGACGACCCTGAGAAGTCGAACGAGGCAAAACTCGAAGCGATTCAGATGGCGTGGCACGAAGAATTCACCGAAAGCCAATAG
- a CDS encoding sugar transferase yields the protein MIRIFKVFVPASVVGLLLSETLLVIGCYVAAYALVGQDYLDVFLFFDGGMDRIFFVAGSVLLGVYLNDLYSELRVISRLRLVQQFCLVMGLAFLAQSLASYVLKDMVLGRWHMMVGSGLAIVILPLWRIAYDVWFIRSRNRQRILFLGANKLVKRIVRTIHEKPQFGMSCVGYLSDAPGGDDFSGSVPFLGPVSKLKESYEQLKPSMIVVGLPEQRNRTPVDDLMGLRVSGVRVEDASYLYETMLWRVSLDALRPSQLLFSNAIGPNSRNLAIQRLYSTVISMIGMVLALPLMAIVWLVVRLTSPGAAVYRQRRTGLNGKEFFVYKFRSMYIDAERNTGAVWAQKDDPRVTPVGRWLRRLRLDELPQFFNVLRGEMAIVGPRPERPEFVKVLSEQIPFYNQRHAILPGITGWAQINHKYGDSVEDTITKLEYDLYYLKHLSLSLDMYIIFHTAKVMLLSKGSQ from the coding sequence ATGATCAGGATCTTCAAAGTCTTCGTTCCAGCCTCGGTCGTCGGATTGCTGCTTTCGGAGACGCTGCTGGTCATTGGCTGCTACGTGGCGGCTTACGCGCTGGTGGGCCAGGACTATCTCGACGTCTTCCTCTTCTTTGACGGGGGGATGGATCGGATCTTCTTCGTGGCGGGCAGCGTCCTGCTGGGCGTCTACCTGAACGACCTGTACTCGGAACTGAGAGTCATCTCACGGCTGCGGCTTGTCCAGCAGTTCTGTCTCGTGATGGGCCTGGCGTTTCTGGCCCAGTCGCTGGCCAGTTATGTGCTCAAGGATATGGTGCTGGGGCGCTGGCACATGATGGTTGGCAGCGGCCTTGCGATCGTGATTCTGCCACTGTGGCGCATCGCCTACGATGTTTGGTTCATCCGAAGCAGGAACCGGCAGCGCATCCTGTTTCTTGGCGCCAACAAGCTGGTGAAACGGATTGTTAGGACGATCCACGAAAAGCCTCAGTTTGGGATGAGTTGCGTGGGCTACCTGTCGGATGCGCCGGGGGGCGACGATTTCTCAGGTTCGGTGCCGTTCCTGGGTCCTGTTTCGAAGTTGAAGGAGTCGTACGAACAGCTCAAGCCGTCGATGATCGTGGTGGGCTTGCCGGAGCAGCGCAACCGCACGCCGGTGGATGACCTGATGGGGCTGCGGGTGTCGGGTGTGCGCGTGGAAGACGCCAGTTACCTCTACGAAACGATGCTGTGGCGAGTCTCCCTGGACGCGCTGCGCCCTTCGCAGTTGCTGTTTTCCAACGCGATTGGGCCTAATTCCCGCAACTTGGCGATCCAGCGTCTCTATTCCACCGTGATCTCAATGATTGGCATGGTGCTCGCCCTGCCCCTGATGGCGATTGTGTGGCTGGTGGTGCGCCTGACCTCACCGGGGGCAGCGGTCTATCGCCAGAGGCGCACGGGGCTGAACGGCAAGGAATTCTTCGTGTACAAATTCCGATCGATGTATATCGATGCGGAGCGGAACACGGGCGCGGTGTGGGCGCAAAAGGACGATCCGCGGGTGACGCCGGTGGGCCGCTGGCTGCGCCGGCTGCGGCTGGACGAGTTGCCACAGTTCTTCAATGTACTGCGCGGGGAAATGGCCATCGTGGGACCGCGGCCGGAGCGGCCCGAGTTTGTGAAGGTGCTGAGTGAGCAGATACCGTTCTACAACCAGAGGCACGCAATTCTGCCGGGGATCACGGGTTGGGCCCAGATCAACCACAAGTACGGCGATTCGGTGGAAGACACAATCACGAAGCTGGAGTACGACCTCTACTACCTGAAGCATCTGAGCCTGTCTCTGGACATGTACATCATCTTCCACACGGCGAAAGTGATGCTGCTGAGCAAAGGCTCTCAGTAG
- a CDS encoding helix-turn-helix domain-containing protein — protein MIQTRHRKPLPPASERRWRTVDEVAALLGCSRSTVQRFTSGLVPGVPRLPSVPRGTRARIWHVDAVEAWLSQVQSKPE, from the coding sequence ATGATTCAAACTCGACATCGCAAGCCCCTTCCGCCCGCATCCGAACGGCGCTGGCGGACCGTCGACGAAGTGGCCGCCCTCTTGGGCTGCAGCAGGTCCACCGTGCAGCGCTTCACCTCCGGGCTGGTGCCGGGCGTCCCGCGCCTGCCCAGCGTCCCACGGGGCACCCGCGCGCGAATCTGGCATGTTGACGCAGTGGAGGCGTGGCTCTCCCAGGTGCAATCGAAACCGGAATGA
- the hscB gene encoding Fe-S protein assembly co-chaperone HscB, with translation MATHHNCWHCGTPDAGSIFCRYCNSLQAPVPNYFEFFGLPLNLSIDLSKLQKQFYQLSGLLHPDRYTRRSEQEKRYSLEASSILNDAYRVLRDPIQRAEYVLKEAGFDIGEQRSKDVPPELLEEVFELNMALDELRNGDDDVLPQLDESRKKFVDILVDMDTGLEAEFKKHDAQTGDEARRGVLAEIRSTLNRRRYIKNLVNEVDKLLTARNA, from the coding sequence ATGGCCACGCATCACAACTGCTGGCACTGCGGCACGCCCGACGCCGGTTCGATCTTCTGCCGCTACTGCAACAGCCTGCAGGCGCCGGTTCCGAATTACTTTGAGTTCTTCGGATTGCCACTGAACCTGTCCATCGATCTATCGAAGCTTCAGAAGCAGTTCTATCAGCTCAGCGGCTTGCTACATCCTGACCGGTACACCCGCCGCAGCGAGCAGGAGAAACGCTACTCGCTCGAAGCCTCGTCCATCCTCAACGACGCCTACCGTGTGCTGCGCGACCCCATCCAGCGTGCCGAGTACGTCCTGAAGGAAGCCGGCTTCGATATTGGCGAGCAGCGGTCGAAGGACGTTCCGCCTGAGTTGCTCGAAGAGGTTTTCGAGCTGAACATGGCCTTGGACGAGCTGCGCAACGGCGATGACGACGTCCTGCCCCAGCTCGACGAATCGCGCAAGAAGTTCGTCGACATCCTGGTCGACATGGACACCGGCCTCGAGGCGGAGTTCAAGAAACACGACGCCCAAACGGGCGACGAGGCCCGCCGGGGCGTGCTCGCCGAGATCCGGTCGACCCTGAACCGCCGGCGCTACATCAAGAACCTCGTCAACGAAGTGGACAAGCTGTTGACGGCTCGCAACGCCTGA
- the hscA gene encoding Fe-S protein assembly chaperone HscA gives MSTFQIDFSNVNKKRIVGIDLGTTNSLVAFMDLTGPQVIPGADGGMLVPSIVSLADNGAFVVGDPARQLLIDRSDRTVYSVKRLMGRGVADVQEEIKLFPFHIAEGSEQVIRLALGGREFTPPEISAQVLRELKQRAEAYLGDEVTQAVITVPAYFNDAQRQATKDAGRIAGLEVLRLVNEPTAASLAYGLDKRNDGIVAVYDLGGGTFDISILRLHEGIFEVLATNGDTHLGGDDIDNRLLAIALEDIATEWGEDISHNGEAVQTVRRAVIEAKERLSFLPLTSIDVDFKGRKYQREITRELFEQIIKDIVDRTLGPCRQAMRDASLEPEGIDEVVLVGGSTRIPLVRSAVSTLFRAKPHTELNPDEVVALGAAVQAAILSGDVQDKLLLDVTPLSLGIETMGGVVSKLIHRNSTIPASATEVFTTSVDGQQNVLIHVLQGERELVKDCRSLARFDLKGIDPMPAGMARIEVRFLIDANGILSVSARDLRSGTEQSVEVKPSYGLTDEQVEAMILESYEKAEEDFAARQVREARVEADTILAAVDKARASDAWLDLDDTERAAVDLALNELQMVYHGEDHTLIRNRIDNLDAATRKLAENMMNTAVRAALKGTKI, from the coding sequence ATGAGCACCTTTCAAATCGACTTCTCCAACGTCAACAAGAAGCGCATCGTCGGCATCGACCTGGGCACCACCAATTCACTGGTAGCCTTCATGGACCTCACCGGTCCGCAGGTCATCCCCGGGGCTGATGGCGGCATGCTCGTCCCCAGCATCGTCAGCCTGGCCGATAATGGCGCGTTTGTCGTTGGCGACCCGGCCCGGCAGTTGCTCATCGACCGGTCGGACCGCACCGTCTACTCCGTCAAGCGGCTCATGGGCCGTGGCGTCGCCGACGTCCAGGAGGAGATCAAGCTCTTCCCGTTCCACATCGCCGAAGGCAGCGAACAGGTCATCCGCCTCGCCTTGGGCGGACGCGAGTTCACGCCGCCTGAGATCTCCGCCCAGGTGCTGCGCGAATTGAAGCAGCGCGCCGAAGCCTATCTGGGTGATGAAGTGACTCAGGCCGTGATCACAGTGCCCGCCTACTTCAACGATGCCCAGCGCCAGGCCACCAAGGACGCCGGCCGCATCGCCGGCCTGGAAGTGCTGCGCCTGGTGAACGAACCCACCGCGGCCTCGCTCGCCTACGGCCTGGACAAGCGCAACGACGGCATCGTCGCGGTCTACGACCTCGGTGGCGGCACATTCGACATCTCCATCCTCCGGCTGCACGAAGGCATCTTTGAAGTACTGGCCACCAACGGCGACACCCACCTCGGCGGCGACGACATCGACAACCGCCTGCTGGCTATCGCGCTCGAAGACATCGCAACGGAGTGGGGCGAGGACATTTCACACAACGGAGAGGCCGTCCAGACAGTCCGCCGCGCCGTCATCGAAGCCAAGGAACGGCTCTCCTTCCTGCCGCTGACTTCCATCGACGTCGATTTCAAGGGCCGCAAATACCAGCGAGAGATCACACGCGAGCTCTTCGAACAGATCATCAAGGACATCGTCGACCGTACGCTCGGGCCCTGCCGCCAGGCGATGCGCGACGCCAGCCTGGAACCCGAGGGCATTGACGAAGTCGTGCTCGTGGGCGGATCCACCCGCATCCCGCTGGTTCGTTCCGCTGTTTCCACGCTCTTCCGCGCCAAGCCGCACACTGAGCTAAATCCGGACGAGGTTGTAGCGTTGGGTGCCGCCGTGCAGGCCGCCATTCTTTCCGGCGATGTACAGGACAAACTCCTGCTCGACGTTACACCGCTCTCGCTCGGCATCGAAACCATGGGCGGCGTCGTGAGCAAGCTCATCCACCGCAACTCCACCATCCCCGCCTCGGCGACAGAAGTCTTCACGACCTCGGTCGACGGCCAGCAGAATGTGCTGATCCACGTGCTGCAGGGCGAACGCGAACTGGTGAAGGACTGCCGGTCGCTGGCCCGCTTCGACCTGAAAGGCATCGACCCCATGCCGGCCGGCATGGCCCGCATCGAAGTACGATTCCTTATCGACGCGAATGGCATCCTCAGTGTCAGCGCCCGCGACCTGCGCAGCGGTACGGAACAGAGCGTCGAAGTGAAGCCTTCCTATGGGCTTACCGACGAACAGGTGGAGGCCATGATCCTCGAATCCTACGAGAAGGCGGAGGAGGACTTCGCCGCCCGCCAGGTGCGCGAGGCCCGGGTGGAAGCAGATACCATCCTGGCGGCCGTCGACAAGGCGCGCGCCAGTGATGCCTGGCTCGATCTTGATGATACGGAGCGCGCCGCGGTCGACCTGGCTCTCAACGAACTCCAGATGGTCTATCACGGTGAGGACCACACCCTCATCCGGAACCGCATCGACAATCTTGACGCCGCCACCCGCAAACTGGCCGAGAACATGATGAACACGGCCGTGCGCGCCGCCTTAAAAGGGACCAAGATCTAG